A window of Sutcliffiella cohnii contains these coding sequences:
- a CDS encoding creatininase family protein, with the protein MKSVWLQENKWEDVEGYLQNKKTIIVPVGSVEQHAKHLPLGTDSFVALRVAEEVGQKTNTLVAPPNWVGWAPHHMAFPGTITLRPETLTNLVYDICKSLVYHGFEKIIILNGHREANLPPLKIAITKLRNETGAFLAIADPFYIADQIAREIKVSEPGGVGHAAEMETSHMYYLYPDLCDPSKAVKNIHNKHPFLQHDPFVEGDTVFVPSDVGTYREGAKNIGVVGDPTVSTKENGEIYHHALVKNLIELVRYCEEEVTVEVRKREIPL; encoded by the coding sequence ATGAAAAGTGTTTGGTTACAAGAAAATAAATGGGAAGATGTAGAAGGTTATTTACAAAATAAAAAGACGATAATTGTTCCAGTTGGAAGTGTCGAACAACACGCAAAGCATTTACCACTCGGAACCGACTCCTTTGTGGCGCTTCGGGTAGCAGAAGAAGTGGGGCAAAAAACAAATACATTAGTTGCTCCACCGAACTGGGTTGGCTGGGCGCCCCATCATATGGCGTTTCCAGGAACGATAACGTTACGTCCAGAAACATTAACAAATCTTGTGTACGATATTTGCAAAAGCCTTGTCTACCATGGCTTCGAAAAAATCATTATTTTAAATGGTCACCGTGAAGCAAATCTACCACCACTAAAAATTGCGATTACAAAGCTTCGAAATGAAACGGGTGCCTTTCTAGCAATAGCTGATCCATTCTATATAGCAGATCAAATTGCTAGAGAAATCAAGGTATCCGAACCTGGTGGGGTAGGCCATGCTGCAGAGATGGAAACATCACATATGTACTATTTGTACCCAGACTTATGTGATCCTTCAAAAGCTGTAAAGAATATACACAACAAACACCCATTCTTACAGCATGATCCGTTCGTTGAAGGTGATACCGTTTTTGTCCCAAGCGATGTTGGTACATATCGTGAAGGAGCGAAGAATATTGGAGTCGTAGGCGACCCAACAGTTTCCACAAAGGAAAACGGTGAAATTTATCATCATGCATTAGTGAAAAACTTAATAGAACTTGTGCGATATTGTGAGGAAGAAGTAACGGTGGAAGTGAGAAAGCGTGAAATACCGCTTTAA
- a CDS encoding VOC family protein: MNFEMTTQIRVSNMKEGQKWYETLLNRKPDFIPHEGFAEWELLPGCWLQVAEGTPADGSGPLRFGVSNIEAERDRLVKMLKVPSFDIHSRPEVPVKWGTFTDPWGNQLGFFEYLNKNEEQERVNKILGTLA, translated from the coding sequence ATGAATTTCGAAATGACTACTCAAATAAGAGTTTCTAACATGAAAGAAGGACAAAAATGGTACGAAACACTGTTAAATAGGAAACCAGACTTTATTCCACACGAAGGATTTGCAGAGTGGGAACTCCTTCCAGGATGTTGGTTGCAGGTCGCGGAGGGAACTCCCGCTGATGGTAGTGGTCCACTTCGATTTGGCGTTTCTAATATAGAAGCGGAAAGAGATAGACTTGTTAAAATGTTAAAGGTTCCTAGTTTTGACATACACTCCAGACCAGAAGTACCAGTCAAATGGGGTACCTTTACAGACCCGTGGGGGAATCAGCTTGGATTTTTTGAATACTTGAATAAGAATGAAGAGCAGGAACGGGTTAATAAGATCCTTGGAACTCTCGCGTGA